The Anaerolineae bacterium genome contains the following window.
CCGGCCGAGCGCATGACGCTGACCAACATGATGGCCGAAATGGGCGCCAAATGCGCCGTCTTCCCTCCCGACGCCGTCACGCAGGCCTACCTGGCGCAACGCCGCCCGGACGCCGCCGTTTACCGTCCTGTGCTCCCCGACCCAGGGGGCCGGTACCGCCTGCGGGTGCAGTTGCACTTAGCGCGGGTGCGACCGGCGCTGGCCGGCCCCCATCGGGTGGACTACGCCCGGACGCTGGACGAAGTGGCCGGCACGCCAGTGGACCTGGCCTTCATCGGCACCTGTGCTGGCGGACGGTTCGAGGACCTGGCCGCCGCCGCGCAGGTGCTGCGCGGCCGTCGGGTCCACCCACGCACCCGGCTGTTGGTAGTCCCTGCCTCGCAGGCGGTGTACCGCCGGGCGTTGGCGACCGGTGTGCTGGCCACCCTGGTCGAGGCCGGGGCCATCATCGGGCCGCCGGGGTGTGGGCCGTGCATGGGCAATCATCTGGGTATCCCAGCTCCCGGCGAGCTGGTGCTCTCCACGGGGAACCGCAACTTCCGCGGCCGCATGGGCGAACCCGACGCCCAGGTGTACTTGGCCGCAGCGCCCCTGGTGGCCGAGGCCGCGGTGCGCGGCGAAATCCCCAGGGCCGGGCCGCATCCTGGGGGCGTGGCCCCTGCCGTGGAGATCCTGGAACAGCAGCCCTCCTCGGCGGGCGGATGGCGCCGTTTGCCCCCGGTCTCCTTCCAACCCCAGGGGAGGGTGTGGAAATACGGGGACCACATCGACACCGATCGCCTGTTCCCCGGCAAGTACACCTACACTCTGCACACGGCAGAGGAAATCGCCGCGCACGCCCTGGAGGACCTGGATCCTACCTTCGCCCGCCGGGTGCGCCCGGGGGATGTGGTGTTCGCCGGGGAGCACTTCGGCCAGGGGAGTTCCCGCGAGCAGGCGGTGACTGGCCTGGTGTACAACGGCGTGGCGGCGGTGGTGGCCCGGTCCTTCGCGCGCATCTTCTACCGCAACGCGCTCAACCGAGGGCTGCCGGTGATTGTGTGCCCACCGGCGGTGGAGGCGGCCCAGGCAGGCCAGCCGGTGCGGGTGGACTGGCGCGCCGGGGTGATCGACCTGCCAGCGGGACGGTTCACCTTTCCTCCGTTTCCGCCGGCGGTGCAGGACCTGCTGGCGGCGGGAGGGTTGATCCCCGCCCTGCAGCGATCCCAATGATAAGGAAACCTGCAAAGGAGAAAGAACGATGACGAAAGCGCACATCGTGCTGATCCCCGGCGATGGGGTGGGGCAGGAAGTCATCCCCGCGGCGGCCACGGTGTTGCGCCGCTTGCTGCCGGAAGCGACCCTCACAGAAGCGCCGGCCGGGTTTGCCTATTTTCAGCAAGTCGGCGAGGCGCTGCCCGAAGCCACCCTGACGCTGGCCCGACAGGCCGACGCCGTGCTGTTCGGGGCTACAGCCTCCCCTTTGCAGCCCACGCCGGGGTACCGCAGTCCCATCCTGGCGCTGCGGCAGGCGCTGGGGCTGTACGCCAATCTGCGCCCGGTGCGCAGCCTGCCGGGGGTGGGCC
Protein-coding sequences here:
- a CDS encoding 3-isopropylmalate dehydratase/homoaconitate hydratase family large subunit: MTSPQTFAEKVLSQAIGRPVYAGEVVEVTPNWLYSHDNTAAILRIFTEELGAEAPCCPERLIVALDHAAPPPTARHAQNQARVRAFVRQHGIRHFYDVGEGVGHQRIAEQVPVLPGHILLGADSHTTTHGWLGAFAAGVGRTEMAALWATGRIWLRVPESVQVILQGRLSPGVTAKDAALALIAALGAAAANYAVVEFTGPGLATLGPAERMTLTNMMAEMGAKCAVFPPDAVTQAYLAQRRPDAAVYRPVLPDPGGRYRLRVQLHLARVRPALAGPHRVDYARTLDEVAGTPVDLAFIGTCAGGRFEDLAAAAQVLRGRRVHPRTRLLVVPASQAVYRRALATGVLATLVEAGAIIGPPGCGPCMGNHLGIPAPGELVLSTGNRNFRGRMGEPDAQVYLAAAPLVAEAAVRGEIPRAGPHPGGVAPAVEILEQQPSSAGGWRRLPPVSFQPQGRVWKYGDHIDTDRLFPGKYTYTLHTAEEIAAHALEDLDPTFARRVRPGDVVFAGEHFGQGSSREQAVTGLVYNGVAAVVARSFARIFYRNALNRGLPVIVCPPAVEAAQAGQPVRVDWRAGVIDLPAGRFTFPPFPPAVQDLLAAGGLIPALQRSQ
- a CDS encoding NAD-dependent isocitrate dehydrogenase, translated to MTKAHIVLIPGDGVGQEVIPAAATVLRRLLPEATLTEAPAGFAYFQQVGEALPEATLTLARQADAVLFGATASPLQPTPGYRSPILALRQALGLYANLRPVRSLPGVGRAGVDMLIVRENSEGLYYSPGFRAVDWALNKRIITRRASERIAHTAFRWALRRAAQRRRPPRVTVIHKANVLRHTDGLFREA